TTTTGATGCAAGGTCAGAATGATGACCAGATTGTGCCGATGGTATGCTGGGCCAAACAACACCATATTCCATTGCGCTTTATTGAATTTATGCCACTAGATGGCGATCAGCACTGGACAGATCAAGCGGTGGTAAGTGAAGCGGAAATCTTAAAGCAGATCTCAGCACATTATGACATTCAGGTCTTAGAACAACAGCATGAACCTGCGCGCCTCTATCAGCTTGATGGTCAATATAAACTCGGTATTATTTCAACCATTACCCATTCATTTTGTGGGGACTGTGATCGAATTCGACTGACAGCTCAAGGTGAACTTTACAATTGTTTGTTCGCCCAACAGGGGCTGAATATCAAAGCTGATTTAGAAGCCAGCATGCAGTGTGATGTGGACCTTCAACAGTCTGCATTGCAACTACTGGATCAAAAAATTAAACCTTATATCTGGCATAAAGCCAAAGGCTATCATGCGATACAACATCAACAAGCACGTAAAATCAGCATGCATATGCTGGGTGGTTAAATCAAAAGTGCTCTGGAGAAAATATGCAAATCATTGAGATAAAAATAGAAGCGTTTGGGGCAATCGAAAGGTTATTGCCGAAACCGCTGGCATTTGAGTTTGCAGCAGACCGAATGGTCAAAGATGTGCTGGCGCATATTGTGACCCTTTATCCAGAGGCGGATCATGCCATGGAAAAATGTGCCTGTGCGAT
This genomic stretch from Acinetobacter sp. C32I harbors:
- the moaA gene encoding GTP 3',8-cyclase MoaA; the protein is MMKHERPETSLAILQDQYGRIKRKLRISVTDRCNFKCVYCMPEHPQWMKKHDLLSFEALLIFCKYMVQQGIENIRITGGEPLMRQGVVHFIRDLQSLRALGLKRISITTNGHYLAKYAEQLKQAGLDDLNISLDSLDPIQFKQLTKKDIVPVLNGIEAAKNAGLPFKINCVLMQGQNDDQIVPMVCWAKQHHIPLRFIEFMPLDGDQHWTDQAVVSEAEILKQISAHYDIQVLEQQHEPARLYQLDGQYKLGIISTITHSFCGDCDRIRLTAQGELYNCLFAQQGLNIKADLEASMQCDVDLQQSALQLLDQKIKPYIWHKAKGYHAIQHQQARKISMHMLGG
- a CDS encoding MoaD/ThiS family protein encodes the protein MQIIEIKIEAFGAIERLLPKPLAFEFAADRMVKDVLAHIVTLYPEADHAMEKCACAIGEDIITRQTALENSCTLVLLSPVAGG